One genomic region from Conexibacter woesei DSM 14684 encodes:
- the asnB gene encoding asparagine synthase (glutamine-hydrolyzing) produces the protein MCGIAGVVWEDPEADVGEAALRRMAAALRHRGPDGFGLARTPGAGFVSTRLAIFDIPGGWQPMRTGPDGSLIVYNGEVYNHPELRAGLERDSRRFATGTDTEVVMRLLERDGPAALELLNGQFALAWWEPEPRRLTLVRDRFGVRPLHWAPLPGGGIAFGSEAKALFASGEVAPAPDLAGLDDVFTLWGARPPRSVFAGVHQVPPGGLVVWERGRVVAERRWWRPDYAPRDTEPEQLEQLLEDSVRLRLRADVPVGCYLSGGLDSSLITALAQRVSDHQLRTFSVAFRDPRYDERGFQQQVAAQLGTQHHAIEIGPREVSDAFADVVWHCETPIVRTAPVPLGLLARLAREHDITVVATGEGADELYWGYDLFKETALRDLYASEPERARELLDGLYPYLEGSAAQRGPAWSRFFFEAGAVDDPLFSHQPRIAATGVVKAFYRPEVAAELAAQDPLAQLRDSLPAEFGRWSRLERAAYLEVTTLLSPYLLAAQGDRVAMAHGVEGRYPFLDHRVFEHAVALPPARKLDGLREKAELKQLAGRLLPAGIAERTKQPYRAPEVAPFFGEGAPEWVEERLSPTAIEEVGIFESQRVQALLARCRAGRANSFREGMALVGVLSTQVWHARYCSSGVAYPMERGEPRVSIDISVESRTETNA, from the coding sequence ATGTGCGGGATCGCCGGCGTCGTCTGGGAGGACCCTGAGGCCGATGTCGGCGAAGCGGCGTTGCGGCGGATGGCCGCGGCGCTGCGCCACCGCGGGCCCGACGGCTTCGGCCTCGCCCGCACGCCCGGCGCCGGCTTCGTCTCGACGCGGCTCGCGATCTTCGACATACCCGGCGGCTGGCAGCCGATGCGGACCGGTCCGGACGGGTCCCTGATCGTCTACAACGGCGAGGTCTACAACCACCCCGAGCTGCGCGCCGGCCTCGAGCGCGACAGCCGCCGCTTCGCGACGGGCACCGACACCGAGGTCGTGATGCGGCTGCTCGAACGCGACGGCCCCGCGGCGCTCGAGCTGCTCAACGGCCAGTTCGCGCTCGCGTGGTGGGAGCCGGAGCCGCGCCGCCTCACGCTCGTGCGCGACCGCTTCGGCGTGCGACCGCTGCACTGGGCGCCGCTGCCGGGCGGCGGCATCGCGTTCGGCTCGGAGGCGAAGGCGCTGTTCGCCTCCGGCGAGGTCGCGCCCGCGCCCGACCTCGCCGGCCTCGACGACGTCTTCACGCTGTGGGGCGCACGGCCGCCGCGCAGCGTCTTTGCCGGCGTCCACCAGGTGCCGCCGGGCGGGCTGGTCGTGTGGGAGCGCGGCCGCGTCGTCGCGGAGCGCCGCTGGTGGCGACCCGACTACGCGCCGCGCGACACCGAGCCCGAGCAGCTCGAGCAGCTGCTGGAGGACAGCGTGCGGCTGCGGCTGCGCGCCGACGTGCCGGTCGGCTGCTACCTCTCGGGCGGTCTCGACTCCAGCCTGATCACCGCGCTCGCCCAGCGCGTCAGCGACCACCAGCTGCGGACGTTCTCGGTCGCCTTCCGCGACCCGCGCTACGACGAGCGCGGCTTCCAGCAGCAGGTCGCGGCGCAGCTCGGGACGCAGCACCACGCGATCGAGATCGGGCCACGCGAGGTCTCCGACGCGTTCGCCGACGTCGTCTGGCACTGCGAGACGCCGATCGTCCGGACCGCGCCCGTCCCGCTCGGGCTGCTCGCACGGCTCGCACGCGAGCACGACATCACGGTCGTCGCGACCGGTGAGGGCGCTGACGAGCTGTACTGGGGCTACGACCTCTTCAAGGAGACCGCGCTGCGCGACCTGTACGCGAGCGAGCCGGAGCGCGCGCGAGAGCTGCTCGACGGGCTCTACCCGTACCTCGAGGGGTCCGCGGCGCAGCGCGGACCGGCGTGGAGCCGCTTCTTCTTCGAGGCCGGCGCGGTCGACGACCCGCTCTTCTCGCACCAGCCGCGGATCGCGGCGACCGGCGTCGTGAAGGCGTTCTACCGCCCGGAGGTCGCGGCCGAGCTGGCCGCGCAGGACCCGCTCGCGCAGCTGCGCGACAGCCTGCCGGCGGAGTTCGGACGCTGGAGCAGACTGGAGCGCGCCGCCTACCTCGAGGTCACGACGCTGCTGTCGCCGTACCTGCTCGCCGCGCAGGGCGACCGCGTCGCGATGGCGCACGGCGTCGAGGGCCGCTACCCGTTCCTCGACCACCGCGTCTTCGAGCACGCCGTCGCGCTGCCGCCCGCGCGCAAGCTCGACGGGCTGCGCGAGAAGGCCGAGCTGAAGCAGCTCGCGGGACGGCTGCTGCCGGCCGGCATCGCCGAGCGCACCAAGCAGCCGTACCGCGCGCCCGAGGTGGCGCCGTTCTTCGGCGAGGGCGCGCCGGAGTGGGTCGAGGAGCGGCTCTCGCCCACGGCGATCGAGGAGGTCGGGATCTTCGAGTCCCAGCGCGTGCAGGCGCTGCTGGCGCGCTGCCGCGCCGGCCGCGCGAACAGCTTCCGCGAAGGGATGGCGCTCGTCGGGGTCCTCTCGACGCAGGTCTGGCACGCGCGCTACTGCAGTTCCGGCGTCGCCTATCCGATGGAACGGGGGGAACCGCGGGTCTCGATCGACATCAGTGTGGAATCGCGAACGGAGACGAATGCATGA
- a CDS encoding acyl carrier protein, whose amino-acid sequence MTGTQESSATVRSQLKSYIDEAFLYLHPGLELNDGDSFLELGVIDSLGFVELVEEVQQRYGISVSDVDITEENFGSIDALVAFIEAKRAA is encoded by the coding sequence ATGACGGGCACCCAAGAGAGCAGCGCCACCGTGCGCAGCCAGCTGAAGAGCTACATCGACGAGGCGTTCCTCTACCTCCATCCCGGACTCGAGCTGAACGACGGCGACAGCTTCCTCGAGCTGGGCGTGATCGACTCGCTCGGCTTCGTCGAGCTGGTCGAAGAGGTGCAGCAGCGCTACGGGATCAGCGTGAGCGACGTTGACATAACCGAGGAGAACTTCGGCTCGATCGACGCGCTCGTGGCGTTCATCGAGGCCAAGCGCGCCGCATGA
- a CDS encoding class I adenylate-forming enzyme family protein, protein MTWRRLLDDDVRAAAAARPHDAAVVATTPLTYAQLDRAADGFAAALRARGLARGDRVAIVMANASETVASLYGCWRAGAAVVPLNPSIKADKLGRVLAHCEASAVVCDEPLAATAEAARAHAPSVRAVVAVPRSGAFETLFAGEGAGGGGAPLSEELALVLYTSGSTGEPKGAMLTHANVRFAVDSIVEYLELTAEDRVLSVLPLSFGYGLSQLLTCVRAGATLVLERGFAFPGRVVELFERERVTGFAAVPTIFQVLTSLSGLAERELPHLRFLTNAGAGLSSEALAAVRRTFAGARLYSMYGQTECIRISYLPPDQLDVRPDSVGVAIPGTEVWIEDEHGREVPHGEVGELMVRGAHVMQGYWQADALTADRLRPGRWPWERVMATGDLFRRDEEGFLYFVSRRDDIIKSRGEKVAPREVEEVLIAASGVAAAIVAGVPDRLLGQAVCAFVIADDGAELDPVALRRHCAMRLEDYMVPQHVVVREDVPTTPNGKVDRRALVREYLAAVTPEDTSHSPRV, encoded by the coding sequence ATGACCTGGCGGCGGCTGCTCGACGACGACGTGCGGGCCGCCGCGGCGGCACGGCCGCACGACGCCGCCGTCGTCGCCACGACGCCGCTGACCTACGCGCAGCTCGACCGCGCCGCCGACGGCTTCGCCGCCGCTCTCCGCGCACGCGGGCTCGCACGCGGTGACCGCGTCGCGATCGTGATGGCGAACGCGAGCGAGACGGTCGCCTCGCTCTACGGCTGCTGGCGCGCCGGCGCCGCGGTCGTCCCGCTGAACCCGTCGATCAAGGCCGACAAGCTCGGCCGCGTGCTGGCGCACTGCGAGGCGAGCGCCGTCGTCTGCGACGAGCCGCTCGCCGCGACCGCCGAGGCCGCCCGCGCGCACGCGCCGAGCGTCCGCGCCGTCGTCGCGGTCCCCCGCAGCGGCGCGTTCGAGACGCTGTTCGCGGGCGAGGGAGCGGGCGGCGGCGGCGCGCCCCTGAGCGAGGAGCTTGCGCTCGTGCTCTACACCTCCGGCTCCACCGGCGAGCCGAAGGGCGCGATGCTGACGCACGCGAACGTGCGCTTCGCCGTCGACTCGATCGTCGAGTACCTCGAGCTGACGGCGGAGGACCGCGTCCTGTCGGTGCTGCCGCTGTCGTTCGGCTACGGCCTCTCGCAGCTGCTGACGTGCGTCCGCGCCGGTGCGACGCTCGTGCTCGAACGCGGCTTCGCGTTCCCGGGCCGGGTCGTCGAGCTGTTCGAGCGCGAGCGCGTGACCGGCTTCGCCGCCGTGCCGACGATCTTCCAGGTGCTGACGTCGCTGTCCGGGCTCGCCGAGCGCGAGCTGCCGCACCTGCGCTTCCTGACGAACGCCGGCGCCGGGCTCTCCAGCGAGGCGCTCGCCGCCGTCCGGCGCACGTTCGCGGGCGCCCGGCTCTACTCGATGTACGGCCAGACCGAGTGCATCCGCATCAGCTACCTGCCGCCGGACCAGCTCGACGTCCGTCCCGACTCTGTCGGCGTCGCGATCCCCGGGACGGAGGTGTGGATCGAGGACGAGCACGGGCGCGAGGTCCCGCACGGGGAGGTCGGCGAGCTGATGGTGCGCGGCGCGCACGTGATGCAGGGGTACTGGCAGGCGGACGCGCTGACCGCCGACCGGCTGCGCCCGGGACGCTGGCCGTGGGAGCGCGTGATGGCGACCGGCGATCTCTTCCGCCGCGACGAGGAGGGCTTCCTCTACTTCGTCAGCCGCCGCGACGACATCATCAAGTCCCGCGGCGAGAAGGTCGCGCCGCGCGAGGTCGAGGAGGTGCTGATCGCCGCGAGCGGCGTGGCGGCAGCGATCGTCGCGGGCGTCCCCGACAGACTGCTCGGCCAGGCCGTCTGCGCGTTCGTGATCGCCGACGACGGCGCGGAGCTGGACCCCGTCGCGCTGCGGCGGCACTGCGCGATGCGGCTGGAGGACTACATGGTCCCCCAGCACGTCGTCGTGCGCGAGGACGTGCCGACGACGCCGAACGGCAAGGTCGACCGCCGCGCGCTCGTGCGCGAGTACCTCGCCGCCGTGACGCCCGAGGACACGTCGCACTCGCCGCGCGTCTAG
- a CDS encoding TMEM198/TM7SF3 family protein, translating to MSERPTRRAGSVRQREGAAPQRAEPASAAPSPRRPAATDPPPPLRWHDLLSLRIWIRALLLGVVAGGVAFLLWKPLAGPVAGVVIAFTILASASPDSTSRSS from the coding sequence ATGTCCGAGCGTCCAACGCGTCGAGCTGGATCGGTTCGGCAGCGCGAAGGCGCCGCGCCGCAGAGAGCGGAGCCGGCGTCGGCTGCCCCGTCTCCGCGGCGGCCGGCCGCGACCGACCCGCCGCCGCCGCTCCGGTGGCACGACCTGCTGTCGCTGCGCATCTGGATTCGCGCGCTCCTGCTCGGCGTCGTCGCCGGCGGCGTCGCGTTCCTGCTGTGGAAGCCGCTCGCAGGCCCGGTCGCGGGCGTCGTCATCGCGTTCACGATCCTCGCGTCCGCGAGCCCGGATTCGACCAGCCGCTCGTCGTAG
- a CDS encoding sterol desaturase family protein: MATYPRREDLSGMKRSEVLKASPRMFESNLLDRLSRVHWSVPPLLFGPAIVIALVVSFGEMAVWQVPLFALGGYLFWTLTEYWLHRIVFHFEPEEGIGARLHWIIHGVHHDHPNDPLRLVMPPSVSVPLAALFFCLFVLVLGTPNAYAASAGFWAGYLAYDMLHYYVHHLPGGRKPTAWVPRKLHELHMRHHFKEHDRGYGVSAPFWDHVFGTATGTSRRDSAER, translated from the coding sequence ATGGCGACTTATCCGCGGCGCGAAGATCTGAGCGGGATGAAGCGGTCGGAGGTCCTGAAGGCATCTCCCCGCATGTTCGAGTCGAACCTGCTCGACAGGCTCTCGCGCGTGCACTGGAGCGTCCCCCCGCTGCTTTTCGGCCCGGCGATCGTGATCGCGCTGGTCGTCTCCTTCGGCGAGATGGCCGTCTGGCAGGTCCCGCTGTTCGCACTCGGCGGCTACCTCTTCTGGACGCTGACCGAGTACTGGCTGCACCGGATCGTCTTCCACTTCGAGCCCGAAGAGGGCATCGGTGCGCGCCTGCACTGGATCATCCACGGCGTCCACCACGACCATCCGAACGACCCGTTGCGGCTCGTGATGCCGCCGTCGGTCAGCGTGCCGCTGGCGGCGCTGTTCTTCTGCCTGTTCGTGCTGGTGCTCGGCACGCCGAACGCGTACGCGGCGTCCGCGGGCTTCTGGGCCGGCTACCTCGCCTACGACATGCTGCACTACTACGTGCACCACCTTCCGGGCGGTCGCAAGCCGACGGCGTGGGTCCCGCGCAAGCTGCACGAGCTGCACATGCGCCACCACTTCAAGGAGCACGACAGAGGCTACGGCGTGAGCGCCCCGTTCTGGGACCACGTCTTCGGCACCGCGACGGGCACTTCTCGGCGAGACAGCGCCGAGCGATGA
- a CDS encoding winged helix DNA-binding domain-containing protein, translating into MPMLTQRQLNRATLARQLLLERVDRPIAETVELLGGMQAQTTHTWYVGLWCRLDPFSPDTVGRMLTDRELVRIGLQRSTIHLVTADDALRMRPLLDPVLAKPLSSFARNLDGIDRDAVTEAARGILEAEPLTWAALGRRLEQQWPGRDPASLAQIARARLALVQLPPRGVWGASGQALHTTVERWLGRPLDPRPSVERLFLRYLAAFGPASAMDAQAWCGLTRLKAVADELRDQLVTFTDAAGRELFDLPGAPRPDPDTPVPVRFLYDYDNLLLSHADRSRFSSDVPLGDAFAGLPPQKSPGALLVDGVVRGSWLFERERDAAALTVRTAGLSRAASRDVVEEGEALLHFLAPERADRRVLIVPS; encoded by the coding sequence ATGCCGATGCTCACGCAGCGCCAGCTCAACCGAGCGACCCTGGCCCGTCAGCTGCTGCTGGAGCGCGTCGACCGGCCCATCGCAGAGACGGTCGAGCTGCTCGGCGGCATGCAGGCTCAGACGACGCACACGTGGTACGTCGGGCTGTGGTGCCGGCTCGACCCGTTCTCCCCGGACACGGTCGGCCGGATGCTGACCGACCGCGAGCTGGTGCGGATCGGCCTGCAGCGCTCGACGATCCACCTCGTGACCGCCGACGATGCGCTGCGGATGCGACCGCTGCTCGACCCGGTGCTGGCAAAGCCGCTCAGCAGCTTCGCGCGCAACCTCGACGGGATCGACCGCGACGCCGTGACCGAAGCCGCGCGCGGGATTCTCGAAGCCGAGCCGCTGACCTGGGCCGCGCTCGGCCGCCGGCTCGAGCAGCAGTGGCCGGGACGCGACCCCGCCTCGCTCGCGCAGATCGCCCGCGCGCGCCTCGCACTCGTCCAGCTGCCACCGCGCGGCGTCTGGGGCGCGAGCGGTCAGGCGCTGCACACCACGGTCGAGAGATGGCTCGGGCGCCCGCTCGACCCCAGACCGTCGGTCGAGCGCCTGTTCCTGCGCTACCTCGCGGCGTTCGGCCCGGCGAGCGCGATGGACGCGCAGGCGTGGTGCGGCCTGACGCGTCTGAAAGCCGTCGCGGACGAGCTGCGCGACCAGCTCGTCACGTTCACCGACGCGGCCGGTCGCGAGCTGTTCGACCTTCCCGGCGCGCCACGGCCCGATCCCGACACGCCCGTTCCCGTCCGCTTCCTCTACGACTACGACAACCTGCTGCTCTCGCACGCCGACCGCAGCCGCTTCAGCAGCGACGTCCCGCTCGGCGACGCGTTCGCCGGCCTGCCGCCGCAGAAGTCCCCCGGCGCGCTGCTCGTCGACGGCGTCGTGCGCGGCTCGTGGCTGTTCGAACGCGAGCGCGACGCCGCCGCGCTGACCGTCCGGACCGCCGGCCTGTCGAGAGCCGCGAGCCGAGATGTCGTCGAGGAAGGCGAGGCGCTGCTGCACTTCCTCGCGCCGGAGAGGGCAGACCGCCGCGTGCTGATCGTTCCGTCCTAG
- a CDS encoding aminopeptidase yields the protein MSDATTLQRLADLLVGFGANVQRGQIVAVSSEIGKEPLTRAVATSAYRHGASYVEVTYSDIHVRHARIEFGSDEALETVPAWFGERILRLGDARAARIALTGPVEPGLMEDLDPARVGRDKSQALREAGTVVNERTTNWTIGPCPTPGWAALVHPDLEPEAALAKLWEEIVHVCRLDEDDPVAAWRERMATLVGVTERLTAARFDAIHFEGPGTDLTVGLLPSSRWISAAFETADGIPHAPNLPSEEVFTTPDPARADGVVRSTKPLLVGGATIRGLTVRFEGGRAVAIDAEQGADTLREMTRHDEGGARLGELALVDRDGRIGPLGTVFYDTLLDENAASHIALGRGFDFAVGPDDVERVNDSLIHIDFMIGGDDVAVTGITAAGERVPVLRGGAWQL from the coding sequence ATGTCCGACGCCACGACGCTCCAGCGCCTCGCGGACCTGCTCGTCGGCTTCGGTGCGAACGTCCAGCGCGGCCAGATCGTCGCGGTCAGCTCGGAGATCGGCAAGGAGCCGCTGACGCGCGCTGTCGCGACCAGCGCCTACAGACACGGTGCCTCCTACGTCGAGGTCACCTACAGCGACATCCACGTCCGCCACGCGCGGATCGAGTTCGGCAGCGACGAGGCGTTGGAGACCGTCCCCGCCTGGTTCGGCGAGCGGATCCTCAGACTCGGCGACGCGCGCGCCGCGCGGATCGCGCTGACGGGTCCGGTCGAGCCGGGGCTGATGGAGGACCTCGACCCGGCACGCGTCGGGCGCGACAAGTCCCAGGCGCTGCGCGAGGCCGGCACCGTCGTCAACGAGCGCACGACGAACTGGACGATCGGCCCGTGCCCGACGCCGGGCTGGGCCGCGCTCGTCCACCCGGACCTCGAGCCGGAGGCGGCGCTCGCGAAGCTGTGGGAGGAGATCGTCCACGTCTGCCGGCTCGACGAGGACGACCCGGTCGCCGCGTGGCGCGAGCGGATGGCGACGCTCGTCGGCGTGACCGAGCGGCTCACCGCGGCCCGTTTCGACGCGATCCACTTCGAGGGACCGGGGACGGACCTGACCGTCGGGCTGCTGCCCAGCTCCAGATGGATCAGCGCAGCGTTCGAGACGGCCGACGGGATCCCGCACGCGCCGAACCTGCCGTCCGAGGAGGTCTTCACGACCCCGGACCCGGCACGCGCGGACGGCGTCGTGCGGTCGACGAAGCCGCTGCTGGTCGGCGGCGCCACGATCCGCGGTCTGACGGTGCGCTTCGAGGGCGGGAGAGCGGTCGCGATCGACGCCGAGCAGGGCGCCGACACGCTGCGTGAGATGACCCGCCACGATGAGGGCGGCGCGCGCCTCGGCGAGCTGGCGCTGGTCGATCGCGACGGCCGCATCGGCCCGCTCGGGACCGTCTTCTACGACACCCTGCTCGACGAGAACGCGGCCAGCCACATCGCGCTCGGCCGCGGCTTCGACTTCGCCGTCGGCCCCGACGACGTCGAGCGCGTCAACGACAGCCTGATCCACATCGACTTCATGATCGGCGGCGACGACGTCGCCGTGACCGGCATCACGGCAGCGGGTGAGCGCGTGCCGGTGCTCCGCGGCGGCGCCTGGCAGCTCTAG
- a CDS encoding YceH family protein yields the protein MDPDAVEIRVLGCLIEKQRTTPDAYPLSLNALRLACNQSTNRDPVMQYDEAVIRDALQHLYRRGWTRLTSGHGSRAAKYRHLLDEALHLAPDELALLAVLMLRGAQTPGELKQRSDRLHHFDDLGAVQTTLDRLIERDHVARLARRPGQKEERYVQLLGGEQDEATATGPAPVAAAPTAVPQHAAPVRPAAPGPAAPAAPGPAVAAAGAAEAPSPAAPPAIPVPDAAGRLVRVEREVADLKVGGDRVARLERDVAELRGGSDRIAALEREVAQLREELVALRAALGE from the coding sequence ATGGATCCGGACGCCGTCGAGATCCGCGTGCTCGGCTGCCTCATCGAGAAGCAGCGGACCACGCCGGACGCCTATCCCCTCTCGCTCAACGCCCTGCGCCTCGCCTGCAACCAGTCGACCAACCGCGACCCGGTCATGCAGTACGACGAGGCCGTCATCCGCGACGCGCTCCAGCACCTCTACCGCCGCGGCTGGACGCGCCTGACGAGCGGCCACGGCAGCCGCGCCGCGAAGTACCGCCACCTGCTCGACGAGGCCCTGCACCTCGCCCCCGACGAGCTGGCGCTGCTCGCCGTGCTGATGCTGCGCGGCGCGCAGACGCCCGGCGAGCTGAAGCAGCGCAGCGACCGCCTGCACCACTTCGACGACCTCGGCGCCGTGCAGACGACGCTCGACCGCCTGATCGAGCGCGATCACGTCGCGCGTCTCGCACGCCGGCCGGGGCAGAAGGAGGAGCGCTACGTGCAGTTGCTCGGCGGCGAGCAGGACGAGGCGACGGCGACGGGTCCCGCTCCGGTCGCCGCCGCGCCCACCGCGGTCCCGCAGCACGCCGCGCCCGTGCGTCCCGCCGCGCCCGGCCCCGCCGCCCCTGCCGCGCCCGGCCCCGCCGTCGCCGCGGCGGGAGCGGCGGAAGCGCCATCCCCCGCCGCCCCGCCCGCAATCCCCGTGCCCGACGCCGCCGGCCGGCTCGTCAGGGTCGAGCGCGAGGTCGCCGACCTGAAGGTCGGCGGCGACCGCGTCGCGCGGCTCGAACGCGACGTCGCGGAGCTGCGCGGCGGCAGCGACCGGATCGCCGCGCTGGAGCGCGAGGTCGCCCAGCTGCGCGAGGAGCTGGTCGCGCTGCGAGCGGCGCTCGGCGAGTAG
- a CDS encoding penicillin-binding transpeptidase domain-containing protein codes for MDERPSRRPRTPRRPPPRPPVRARRQPQPASPRARIVALAALGAGVVLILAVAAIVLLGGGGDDDSPSKRLDAYLADWSRGDDATAAQLTTAPARAATALRDNRSGLDGARLTAAVVGDVREQGDRASARVRMTWQVPEIGRWSYVTRVGLRDTPDDGWRVRWAPTVVHPGLDADSRLGTVRAAQRRGRILDREGAALVEARDVKRVGVIAGEIRDPAATAQAIADAVEIDPRPFEAAIRNGGKQQFVEAITLRPEDYDAIEGTIAAIPGAKVLDATAELAPTRGFGRALLGDVRELSAEQLRRLGGSYAVGDVGGQWGLEAAFERELAGTPSRTIVTRVNGTPSEELLARRGVAGRDLRTTLDGDVQAAAEQALGALDDTQRAALVAVQPSSGDVLGVANRPIDDSFNRAFDGQYPPGSTFKVVTTEALLEGRVVTPETTVDCPTTIDVGGRSFKNFEGGGGGEEPFADAFAESCNTAFVSLADRLDPDALTTAGRLFGLGERIDLPVPAYGGQVPRPRDLTATAAAMIGQDRILASPLGMAGVIATVADGSWRAPRLVAEDPRSDGTPLDGAIVDQLRDLTRQVVTSGTGTALVYLSGEPHGKSGTAEYGSGDPPPTHAWFIASRDDVAVAVLVEGGRAGGEIAAPIAEDFFSAIDAGTTPETLAASETSTG; via the coding sequence GTGGACGAACGTCCGAGCAGACGCCCTCGCACTCCCCGGCGACCGCCGCCGCGACCGCCTGTTCGCGCGCGCAGGCAGCCTCAGCCGGCCTCCCCGCGCGCCCGCATCGTCGCGCTCGCGGCGCTCGGCGCCGGCGTCGTCCTGATACTCGCCGTCGCGGCGATCGTGCTGCTCGGCGGCGGAGGCGACGACGACTCGCCGTCGAAGCGGCTCGACGCCTACCTCGCAGACTGGAGCAGAGGCGATGACGCGACCGCCGCGCAGCTGACGACGGCACCCGCGAGAGCCGCGACGGCGCTGAGAGACAACCGTTCCGGCCTCGACGGCGCGAGACTCACCGCGGCCGTCGTCGGCGACGTCAGAGAGCAGGGCGACAGGGCGAGCGCGCGCGTGCGGATGACGTGGCAGGTGCCGGAGATCGGCAGATGGAGCTACGTGACCCGCGTCGGCCTGCGTGACACGCCCGATGACGGCTGGCGCGTGCGCTGGGCGCCGACCGTGGTCCATCCCGGGCTCGACGCCGACTCCCGCCTCGGGACCGTGCGCGCGGCGCAGAGACGCGGGCGGATCCTCGACCGCGAGGGCGCCGCGCTCGTCGAGGCGCGCGACGTCAAGCGCGTCGGTGTGATCGCGGGCGAGATCAGAGACCCCGCCGCGACCGCGCAGGCGATCGCCGACGCGGTCGAGATCGACCCGAGACCGTTCGAGGCGGCCATCAGAAACGGCGGCAAGCAGCAGTTCGTCGAGGCGATCACGCTGCGGCCCGAGGACTACGACGCGATCGAGGGGACGATCGCAGCGATCCCCGGCGCGAAGGTGCTCGACGCGACCGCCGAGCTGGCGCCGACCCGCGGCTTCGGCCGCGCGCTCCTCGGCGACGTGCGCGAGCTGTCCGCGGAGCAGCTGAGAAGACTCGGCGGCAGCTACGCCGTCGGCGACGTCGGCGGCCAGTGGGGCCTGGAGGCGGCGTTCGAGAGAGAGCTCGCGGGCACGCCGAGCCGCACCATCGTGACCCGCGTGAACGGCACGCCGAGCGAGGAGCTGCTGGCGAGAAGAGGGGTCGCCGGGAGAGATCTGAGAACGACGCTCGACGGGGACGTGCAGGCTGCCGCCGAGCAGGCGCTCGGAGCGCTCGACGACACGCAGAGAGCGGCGCTCGTCGCGGTGCAGCCGTCGAGCGGCGACGTGCTGGGCGTCGCGAACCGGCCGATCGACGACAGCTTCAACCGCGCCTTCGACGGCCAGTACCCGCCCGGCTCGACGTTCAAGGTCGTCACGACCGAGGCGCTGCTGGAGGGCAGAGTCGTGACGCCTGAGACGACGGTCGACTGCCCGACGACGATCGACGTCGGCGGCCGCTCGTTCAAGAACTTCGAGGGCGGGGGCGGCGGCGAGGAGCCGTTCGCCGACGCCTTCGCCGAGTCGTGCAACACGGCCTTCGTCTCGCTCGCCGACAGACTCGATCCCGACGCGCTGACGACCGCCGGCAGACTGTTCGGGCTGGGCGAGAGAATCGACCTGCCGGTGCCGGCGTACGGCGGACAGGTGCCGAGACCGAGAGACCTGACCGCGACGGCCGCGGCGATGATCGGGCAGGACCGCATCCTCGCCAGCCCGCTCGGGATGGCCGGCGTGATCGCGACGGTGGCGGACGGCTCATGGCGCGCGCCGCGGCTGGTCGCCGAAGATCCGAGAAGCGACGGCACGCCGCTCGACGGCGCGATCGTCGACCAGCTGCGCGACCTCACGCGCCAGGTCGTCACGTCCGGCACCGGGACGGCGCTCGTGTACCTGTCCGGCGAGCCGCACGGCAAGAGCGGCACGGCCGAGTACGGCAGCGGCGACCCGCCGCCGACGCACGCGTGGTTCATCGCCTCCCGCGACGACGTAGCGGTGGCGGTGCTCGTCGAGGGCGGCCGCGCGGGCGGCGAGATCGCCGCCCCGATCGCCGAGGACTTCTTCAGCGCGATCGACGCCGGCACCACGCCGGAGACGCTCGCGGCGTCCGAGACCTCGACCGGCTGA
- a CDS encoding diguanylate cyclase domain-containing protein has translation MTALLATLAAAAATGLVVAAATVRLASARVARRYESALAVARHEAEHDGLTGALTCTAFARELTSRIAAVDGRRPLALLAIDVDGFGHVNKLRGHAVGDELLAQLARTVARVIRHEDVVGRLGGPAARRTLAATFAT, from the coding sequence GTGACGGCACTCCTCGCGACACTTGCGGCCGCCGCCGCCACGGGCCTCGTCGTCGCGGCGGCGACGGTGCGGCTGGCGTCGGCGCGGGTCGCGCGGCGGTACGAGAGCGCGCTCGCGGTCGCCCGGCACGAGGCCGAGCACGACGGGCTCACGGGCGCGCTGACGTGCACGGCGTTCGCGCGCGAGCTGACGTCGCGGATCGCCGCTGTGGACGGTCGGCGCCCGCTCGCGCTGCTGGCGATCGACGTCGACGGCTTCGGTCACGTCAACAAGCTGCGCGGCCACGCGGTCGGCGACGAGCTGCTCGCCCAGCTCGCGCGCACCGTCGCGCGCGTGATCCGCCACGAGGACGTCGTCGGCCGGCTCGGCGGCCCTGCTGCTCGACGGACGCTGGCCGCTACGTTCGCCACCTGA